In one window of Arachis ipaensis cultivar K30076 chromosome B06, Araip1.1, whole genome shotgun sequence DNA:
- the LOC107605595 gene encoding uncharacterized protein LOC107605595, translating into MIKTLNPNYPNNTAKTAEIMSRYRPIAPKPDTNNSSSSSLTDNNGSNSSNSNNSLSQKIKNSPYLRSLWPQLQARPTRTRKRGRAPILTLPPSSLFKRQKLNNTNNLLLGFYPSTTKNLLSLQSLNFVPPHQQLGNPLSNHAIGVLNCQLENTNDVSTISNSTTSPSLVTLPLLPCSPSSSSTSSIHQPPKFDLTNNNNACKEVTFDLNLTAKLHIPEEKDLLQQLQRPVAMTATAATNNNVVVVAPQPVRPVGSSISVGCINEDATMAIQDQNLKRKQEVEDEVETETLPAIITDSKNRVRMVNSSYKELVGQPECPWLESMVTSIQCGSSASSSTPSSSPRSSSPRSNKRISGEVALQVCDDSIKIPDSSSSNGFSCWVRIEWQSSEDQRKKFCVNAFCDVTKLCCESRDYVFSWRFHTRTREASQSSCNL; encoded by the coding sequence ATGATCAAAACTCtgaaccctaattacccaaataataCAGCAAAAACGGCTGAGATCATGTCAAGGTATAGGCCAATAGCTCCAAAGCCAGATACCAATAATTCCTCATCAAGCTCCCTCACTGATAACAATGGCTCCAACAGCAGCAACAGCAACAATTCACTCTCTCAAAAGATCAAGAATTCTCCTTATCTTAGGAGTCTTTGGCCACAGCTTCAAGCAAGACCAACAAGGACTAGAAAGAGAGGTAGAGCCCCAATTTTAACACTTCCACCTTCTTCACTCTTTAAAAGGCAAAAACTCAACAACACAAATAATCTTCTACTAGGATTTTATCCCTCTACAACAAAGAACCTACTTTCATTACAAAGtttgaattttgttcctcctcaTCAACAACTCGGTAATCCTCTCTCTAATCATGCAATTGGGGTTCTTAATTGTCAATTAGAAAACACTAATGATGTTAGCACTATCAGTAATTCCACTACAAGCCCAAGTTTGGTTACACTTCCACTTCTTCCATgttcaccttcttcttcttctacttcttccatCCATCAACCACCAAAGTTTGACTtaaccaacaacaacaatgctTGCAAAGAAGTAACATTTGATCTGAATTTGACTGCGAAGTTGCACATCCCGGAAGAGAAGGATCTCTTGCAGCAACTTCAGAGGCCGGTGGCGATGACGGCGACAGCAGCAACAAATAACAATGTGGTAGTAGTAGCTCCtcaaccggttcgaccggttgGTTCCTCCATAAGCGTTGGTTGCATCAATGAAGATGCAACAATGGCAATTCAAGATCAGAATCTCAAGAGAAAACAAGAGGTTGAGGATGAGGTTGAAACCGAGACATTACCAGCAATTATAACAGACTCAAAAAACCGGGTTAGGATGGTAAATTCCTCATACAAGGAACTAGTTGGTCAACCAGAATGTCCATGGCTTGAATCCATGGTAACAAGCATTCAATGCGGGTCATCAGCATCATCATCAACACCATCATCATCACCAAGATCATCATCTCCAAGAAGTAACAAGAGGATAAGTGGTGAAGTAGCACTTCAAGTCTGTGATGATTCAATTAAGATACCAGATTCATCATCATCAAATGGATTCTCTTGCTGGGTTAGGATTGAATGGCAAAGCAGTGAAGATCAGAGGAAGAAGTTTTGTGTGAATGCTTTCTGTGATGTTACCAAGTTGTGTTGTGAATCGAGGGATTATGTGTTCTCGTGGAGGTTCCACACGCGCACCAGAGAAGCTTCTCAATCTAGTtgcaatctttaa
- the LOC107605596 gene encoding exocyst complex component EXO70A1-like yields MAPLTPKSNDNEDPEENQALNKLESACSDLESFLRATEIMEHNLVTMETRFDLLQGSLSNASRRITPLQSLAMSRKALETRINRAVSPALELIETFKVAESLQHRILDLSANLLAERTQQKRLQKLLEYADCVDRLNEAINSICQVGEGVILKLQEVVEFISRTKAADQYRTQRLREALATLKALYETEVDEMRFEGLLDQALLHMQDEFEAIFLSIKHKNLGDMSQLQYDDDDENNNDTNNELVNNNFVACELGSELEVEVLRRISFTLAANDCLDICIDIYVKVRYRRAAKALMKLNPDYLKTYTPEGIDEMEWETLESAITLWTQHFQVAVRKVLKSEKSLCQRVLGTIMDGLVWPECFVKISDKIMAVFFRFGEGVARSSKEPQKLFKLLDMFESLERLKEHVLETFEGESGVDICTRFRELEKLIIDASSKVFWEFGLQIEGNADGLPPPQDGSVPKLVRYAINYLKYLASENYRTSMAKVLRTEQIWKNGILSKQETDGSLLKNAISNVMEALARNIESKRSRCRDKILVQVFLMNTYWYIYMRTKNTELGELLGDQYMKIGYKTVAEESAYLYQKQSWGVLVGILDGGDVQEHGKDSIGRLVNEKMESFFKCLNEVCERHIRGGYSIPDLDLREQMRESTMKLVVPAYVEFLESYSGFLQRKMYPSPDKLRGMVTKAFDGGEGRPRRRGSTSNDRNAGGNSASLEGDIRYLRPSRSNTQDV; encoded by the exons ATGGCACCATTAACACCAAAATCCAATGATAATGAGGACCCTGAGGAAAACCAAGCTCTTAATAAGCTTGAATCAGCATGTTCTGATTTAGAATCTTTCCTCAGAGCAACAGAGATCATGGAACACAACCTTGTAACCATGGAAACAAGGTTCGATCTCTTACAAGGATCTTTATCCAATGCATCCAGAAGGATCACACCTTTGCAATCCTTGGCCATGTCAAGGAAAGCACTTGAAACAAGGATCAACCGAGCCGTTTCGCCGGCGCTGGAGCTCATCGAGACCTTTAAGGTCGCCGAGTCCCTCCAGCACCGGATTCTTGACCTCTCGGCCAATCTCTTGGCCGAGAGGACACAGCAGAAGAGGCTCCAGAAGCTTCTAGAATACGCCGATTGCGTTGATAGGTTAAACGAGGCGATTAACTCTATATGTCAAGTTGGTGAGGGTGTCATTTTGAAGCTTCAAGAGGTTGTGGAGTTCATAAGCAGAACAAAGGCTGCGGATCAATACAGGACACAAAG GTTGAGAGAGGCACTAGCCACACTGAAGGCACTGTATGAAACTGAGGTGGATGAGATGAGATTTGAAGGGTTACTAGACCAAGCTTTGCTTCATATGCAAGATGAATTTGAGGCAATATTCTTGAGCATAAAGCATAAGAACCTAGGAGATATGTCACAACTacaatatgatgatgatgatgaaaataaTAATGATACTAACAATGAACTTGTCAATAACAACTTTGTTGCTTGTGAATTGGGGTCAGAGCTTGAAGTTGAAGTCCTCAGAAGAATTTCATTCACTCTTGCTGCTAATGATTGCTTGGATATTTGCATTGATATCTACGTCAAG GTGAGGTATAGAAGGGCTGCAAAAGCATTAATGAAGCTAAACCCAGATTACTTAAAAACATACACACCAGAAGGAATTGATGAAATGGAATGGGAAACCTTAGAATCAGCCATAACCCTTTGGACCCAACACTTCCAAGTTGCTGTTAGAAAAGTTCTCAAGTCAGAGAAATCACTCTGCCAAAGAGTCCTAGGCACAATCATGGATGGACTAGTTTGGCCAGAATGCTTTGTTAAAATCTCAGACAAGATCATGGCCGTGTTCTTTCGATTCGGCGAAGGAGTTGCGAGGAGCAGCAAGGAGCCGCAGAAGTTGTTCAAGCTTTTGGACATGTTTGAATCATTGGAGAGGCTAAAAGAACATGTGTTGGAAACTTTTGAAGGTGAATCTGGTGTGGATATTTGTACTAGGTTTAGGGAACTTGAGAAGCTTATTATTGATGCATCCAGCAAAGTTTTTTGGGAATTTGGATTGCAAATTGAAGGCAATGCTGATGGACTTCCTCCACCACAAGATGGTTCTGTTCCAAAACTTGTTAG GTACGCAATTAACTACCTAAAGTACCTTGCCTCGGAGAATTACAGAACATCCATGGCTAAGGTTCTAAGAACAGAACAAATATGGAAAAATGGGATACTGTCAAAACAAGAAACAGATGGGAGTCTATTGAAGAATGCAATTTCCAATGTCATGGAAGCACTTGCAAGAAACATTGAATCAAAACGTTCAAGATGTAGGGACAAGATCTTAGTGCAAGTTTTCTTGATGAACACGTATTGGTACATTTACATGAGGACCAAGAACACAGAACTTGGTGAGCTATTGGGAGATCAATACATGAAGATTGGGTACAAAACAGTGGCGGAAGAATCAGCTTACTTGTACCAGAAGCAATCGTGGGGTGTTCTGGTGGGCATTTTGGATGGCGGCGATGTCCAAGAACATGGGAAGGATAGCATAGGAAGGTTGGTGAATGAGAAGATGGAGAGTTTCTTCAAGTGTTTGAATGAGGTTTGTGAGAGGCACATAAGAGGTGGTTATAGCATTCCGGATTTAGATTTGAGAGAACAAATGAGAGAATCCACTATGAAGCTTGTTGTTCCGGCTTATGTTGAGTTCTTGGAGTCTTACTCTGGATTCTTGCAGAGGAAAATGTATCCCAGCCCCGATAAGTTGCGAGGGATGGTGACGAAGGCCTTTGACGGCGGCGAGGGGAGGCCGAGGAGGCGCGGTTCGACTTCTAATGATCGGAATGCCGGAGGGAACTCTGCGTCTCTAGAGGGTGATATAAGATATTTGAGACCATCAAGATCGAACACTCAAGATGTGTGA